The Palleronia sp. THAF1 genome window below encodes:
- a CDS encoding recombinase family protein → MTDQTNALLYLRTARANDDDIAEQRHRCATLAEARGWRVVDVIFDNGVSGTGDEPGLTILRDRIVNGEAQAVIATDLTRISRDPEAFRAFARFCEQNDADLSFVDSPDNLGSLDALTDDDRASDLDSDRKSGLQPVEFRL, encoded by the coding sequence ATGACCGACCAGACCAACGCTCTCCTCTACCTCCGAACGGCACGCGCAAACGACGACGACATCGCCGAGCAGAGGCACCGGTGCGCCACTCTCGCTGAAGCGCGGGGCTGGCGGGTCGTCGATGTCATCTTCGACAACGGCGTCAGCGGCACAGGCGACGAACCCGGCCTGACGATCCTCCGGGATCGGATAGTGAACGGCGAGGCGCAGGCCGTCATCGCGACTGACCTGACGCGGATTTCTCGTGATCCCGAGGCATTTCGTGCTTTCGCTCGCTTCTGCGAGCAAAACGATGCCGACTTGTCCTTCGTCGATTCGCCCGACAATCTGGGCAGCCTCGACGCACTTACTGACGACGACAGAGCGTCAGATCTCGACTCCGACCGTAAGAGCGGTCTCCAACCCGTAGAGTTTCGCCTGTGA
- a CDS encoding exonuclease domain-containing protein yields the protein MIIFIDFEASSLAPNSWPIEIGLSWIEPDGSITSVGKLIRPAPTWPETAWSDKSAAVHRIPRSDLDGAEPAETVARWAVEAIGDAQLIADAPRFDQHWLDRLLTTMEDAPKLQIEDFHQVAWTAFTDDGNPISAALDAVYEKRERRRTSHRAAKDAADLAHSWRSGLHVLGRLP from the coding sequence ATGATCATCTTCATTGACTTCGAGGCGTCTTCGCTCGCCCCCAACAGCTGGCCGATCGAAATCGGTCTTTCGTGGATCGAGCCGGATGGAAGCATCACCTCCGTCGGCAAACTCATCCGCCCCGCTCCCACATGGCCCGAGACGGCTTGGTCTGACAAAAGTGCCGCTGTTCATCGCATCCCGCGGTCTGATCTCGACGGTGCCGAGCCCGCCGAGACAGTGGCTCGATGGGCCGTTGAGGCGATCGGTGATGCTCAACTGATCGCTGACGCGCCACGGTTCGATCAGCACTGGCTTGATCGACTGCTTACGACCATGGAGGACGCGCCCAAACTTCAGATCGAAGATTTCCACCAAGTTGCTTGGACAGCTTTCACCGACGACGGCAATCCAATCTCGGCAGCGCTGGATGCTGTCTACGAGAAGCGTGAACGCCGACGGACGAGTCACCGCGCTGCAAAGGATGCGGCCGATCTCGCGCACTCTTGGCGCTCGGGGCTGCATGTGCTGGGGCGTTTGCCCTGA